Proteins encoded within one genomic window of Flavobacterium sp. NG2:
- a CDS encoding TonB-dependent receptor produces the protein MKKVILFLITMISVTAFSQKMTITGTVKDESGEGLFGATLQIKSTGTGTTTDLDGRFSIAASTGDIITVSYLGTETKNVIVKQANVMHIKLKASDLELDEVVVVGYGTVKKSDLTGSVASIKAEDITKTATISLDQALAGRAAGVVVTSNSGAPGAGASVTIRGISTITNSEPLYVIDGIPMENTSLDELSADTNGGNNLSPLSLINPDDIESIEILKDASATAIYGSRGSNGVVLVTTKTGKIGKGVISVSRDYSLGSIPHVSRLLDANEFIILKNQLNLNNGTGSVDPQELADAQAGKLITTDWLKTVTHPSTTANTNISFSGGNKDLRYLLSTNFLDSKGMIQSTDFKRIQTRLNLDATVSDLIKVGTRMTYSYIDSDSQSTNVGQNADGFGVGNIIRRVQEADPTKNIYETIAADPNDPDNPDGIDLQVNPLDYLNSNNWNTKEFQFLGSLYLTLQFSKAAYLKTTVNFQNRNSKQRFYQNREIRPGQPTAFGGWAKTGDSQNLSLSNSNEFHYDKTFGKHAFNTVLGQSIEYRSSDRVTTDNRGFSSDLLTLYAPSTAATYFADNITFGENSLLSYFGRINYTFNKKYYFTVTGRYDGSSKFAANNKWAFFPAGAFAYKLSEEKFIKNIPSISQAKFRVSYGKTGNQAITDYQSLATYAPDNYGVGDGAGGESATTIYYSDQIPNPNLKWESTLQFDAGLDLGFFKNRVTVTADYYSKNTTDLLFRSNKVAAQSGQANFVRNLGSIQSTGFELALGLDLFRKKNFSWSFNGNFSVGKAVINDLATDINVGPTLSGVAGAGTQILKNGEKVGTFYGYKTAGVAQFSDFVEFQGLTNQEQIDLYNSNRSGSYTYIPRTDGALFYNEANPSPGKQLFFDPNGDKTITDADKQALGNAQADVMFGIKNDFRIGNVDFSFFFDAQLGQEIANITNIRLLTFTGSRNATAVVKDSWSPENQDTDLPKLGSVVRQFTDRYVENGSFVRLQNVTVGYNLPKQLIGKIGLNSFRLSASLNNIYTFTKYSGFSPDVSTFGKENLSLGHDSSGYPNIRRLVFGVKASF, from the coding sequence ATGAAAAAAGTTATTTTATTTTTAATTACGATGATATCAGTTACAGCTTTTTCTCAGAAAATGACTATAACGGGTACAGTAAAAGACGAATCAGGAGAAGGCCTCTTTGGTGCGACCTTGCAAATCAAAAGTACGGGAACAGGAACTACTACTGATTTAGATGGACGTTTTTCCATTGCAGCAAGTACGGGTGATATTATTACGGTTTCTTATTTAGGAACGGAAACTAAAAATGTTATTGTAAAGCAAGCAAACGTAATGCATATAAAACTTAAAGCATCAGATCTGGAATTAGATGAAGTTGTTGTTGTAGGATATGGTACTGTTAAAAAAAGTGATTTAACGGGTTCAGTTGCTAGTATTAAGGCTGAAGATATTACAAAAACAGCAACTATTTCATTAGATCAAGCTTTAGCAGGTAGAGCGGCTGGGGTAGTTGTTACTTCAAATTCTGGTGCTCCAGGAGCTGGTGCTTCAGTTACTATTAGAGGTATTAGTACAATTACAAACAGTGAACCTTTGTATGTTATTGATGGTATTCCTATGGAGAATACTAGTTTAGACGAATTATCAGCAGATACTAATGGAGGAAATAATTTGAGTCCTTTATCTTTAATTAATCCAGATGATATTGAATCGATTGAGATTTTAAAAGATGCATCTGCAACGGCTATTTATGGATCTAGAGGTTCAAATGGAGTCGTTTTGGTAACTACTAAGACCGGTAAAATTGGAAAAGGGGTAATTTCTGTTTCTAGAGATTATTCATTAGGTTCCATTCCTCATGTAAGCCGTTTGCTTGATGCAAATGAATTTATTATTCTTAAAAACCAATTGAATTTGAATAACGGAACAGGAAGTGTAGATCCACAAGAATTAGCTGATGCGCAAGCAGGGAAACTTATAACTACAGATTGGTTAAAAACAGTAACACATCCTTCAACTACCGCAAATACGAATATTAGTTTTAGTGGCGGGAATAAAGATTTACGCTATTTACTTTCGACAAATTTTTTGGATAGTAAGGGTATGATTCAATCTACCGATTTCAAACGTATTCAAACGAGATTAAACTTAGATGCTACTGTTAGTGATCTTATTAAAGTAGGAACTAGAATGACCTATTCTTATATTGATAGTGATTCACAGTCAACGAATGTGGGCCAAAATGCTGATGGATTTGGTGTTGGGAATATTATTAGAAGAGTACAAGAGGCTGATCCAACAAAAAACATTTATGAAACAATTGCAGCCGATCCAAATGATCCAGATAATCCAGATGGTATAGATCTTCAAGTCAACCCATTAGATTACCTTAATAGTAATAATTGGAATACAAAAGAATTTCAGTTTTTAGGTAGTCTGTACCTAACGTTACAATTTAGTAAAGCAGCTTATTTAAAAACTACTGTTAATTTTCAAAATAGAAATTCAAAACAACGTTTTTATCAAAATAGAGAGATAAGACCTGGTCAACCTACAGCTTTCGGAGGCTGGGCTAAAACGGGTGATTCACAAAATCTAAGTTTATCCAATTCCAATGAATTTCATTACGACAAGACTTTTGGAAAACATGCCTTTAATACCGTTTTAGGACAGTCTATAGAATATAGATCTAGTGATCGTGTAACAACAGATAATAGAGGCTTTTCTAGCGACTTACTTACACTTTATGCACCAAGCACAGCGGCAACTTATTTTGCAGATAATATAACCTTTGGAGAAAATAGTTTGCTTTCTTATTTTGGACGTATTAATTACACCTTTAATAAAAAATATTATTTTACTGTAACAGGTCGTTACGATGGTTCTTCTAAGTTTGCGGCAAATAATAAATGGGCATTTTTCCCTGCAGGAGCTTTTGCTTATAAACTATCAGAAGAGAAATTTATTAAAAATATACCTTCCATTTCTCAAGCTAAATTTCGTGTAAGTTATGGTAAGACAGGTAATCAAGCCATAACAGATTATCAATCTCTAGCGACTTATGCTCCAGATAATTATGGTGTTGGAGATGGTGCTGGTGGTGAATCAGCAACAACTATTTATTATTCGGATCAAATTCCTAATCCTAACTTGAAATGGGAATCTACCTTACAATTTGATGCAGGTCTTGATTTGGGTTTCTTTAAAAATAGAGTAACAGTAACGGCTGATTACTATTCTAAAAATACCACTGATCTTTTGTTTAGAAGCAATAAAGTAGCTGCACAATCTGGACAAGCTAATTTTGTACGAAATCTAGGGTCTATTCAATCGACAGGTTTTGAATTAGCGCTTGGATTAGACCTATTTAGAAAGAAAAATTTCTCATGGTCATTCAACGGTAATTTTTCTGTTGGAAAAGCTGTTATTAATGATTTAGCAACTGATATTAATGTAGGCCCAACTTTATCTGGTGTAGCTGGTGCGGGTACACAAATTTTGAAGAATGGTGAAAAAGTGGGTACATTCTATGGCTATAAAACAGCTGGTGTTGCTCAGTTTTCTGACTTTGTAGAGTTTCAAGGTCTCACTAATCAAGAGCAAATAGATCTTTATAATTCGAATAGATCAGGTAGTTATACTTACATTCCACGTACTGATGGGGCATTGTTTTACAATGAAGCGAATCCTTCACCTGGAAAACAATTGTTTTTTGATCCAAATGGGGATAAGACTATTACGGATGCTGATAAACAGGCTCTTGGTAATGCTCAAGCCGATGTTATGTTTGGTATTAAAAATGATTTTCGTATTGGAAATGTTGATTTTAGTTTCTTTTTTGATGCTCAATTAGGGCAGGAGATAGCCAATATCACCAATATTAGACTGTTGACATTTACTGGATCTCGTAATGCAACAGCTGTAGTTAAAGATTCTTGGAGTCCAGAAAACCAAGATACAGATTTACCTAAATTAGGGTCTGTGGTTCGTCAATTCACTGATAGGTATGTTGAGAATGGTTCTTTTGTACGCTTACAAAATGTAACTGTTGGTTATAATTTACCTAAACAATTGATTGGTAAGATTGGGCTTAATTCATTTCGTTTAAGTGCTTCTTTGAATAATATCTACACCTTTACAAAATATTCAGGTTTTAGTCCTGATGTAAGTACTTTTGGAAAAGAAAATCTTTCATTAGGTCATGATTCATCTGGATACCCTAATATTAGAAGACTTGTTTTTGGAGTAAAAGCTTCGTTTTAA
- a CDS encoding sulfatase: MKKSNLVLVLIGFIFLIVQQSKAQSKDKRANIIFIFADDWSYADLSAHGSTWIKTPHIDQMIKEGMDFADFTVDSPVCSPSRVAVMTGQFPARQSIHQHFQGWKAHEKRGMPDWMDPKGMSFPREFQKAGYVTAHFGKWHLGSAPDMPNEKAYGYDEYATFNGSKKINIAKAGSVGVDYAENFIKKNKDKPFFINLWLHEAHTAHYPLKKFMDEFNNLDEKQQVYASVIAEGDEAVGRIMKLLKELNLDENTLVVFSTDNGPEWAGTEKDKIHKPEKGDDDDGDDKGPVGLGKYYSVGETGGLKGQKRSLFAGGVRVPFVAKWPAVIPKGVENKTASVTAVDLLPTFFEAAGIKMPKDFKPDGESIMAALKGKSFERTKPIFWEWRGGDNFFFTWPTLGVRDGDYKLVVDVTGKKYELYDIKKDWKEQNNLAETNPKKVTELLNLVGDWKKTLPEKPNEDCFTAARNKESKTPKKDKVKKVKEKA; encoded by the coding sequence ATGAAAAAATCAAATTTAGTTTTAGTTCTCATTGGTTTTATTTTTTTAATAGTACAACAATCAAAAGCACAATCGAAAGATAAAAGGGCTAACATCATTTTTATTTTTGCTGATGATTGGAGCTATGCTGATTTAAGTGCTCATGGTAGTACTTGGATTAAAACACCACATATTGACCAAATGATAAAAGAGGGAATGGATTTCGCCGACTTTACAGTGGATAGCCCTGTGTGTTCTCCTAGTAGAGTAGCGGTGATGACAGGTCAATTTCCAGCCAGACAAAGTATTCACCAACATTTTCAAGGTTGGAAAGCTCACGAAAAAAGAGGGATGCCTGATTGGATGGATCCAAAAGGAATGTCATTCCCCAGAGAGTTCCAAAAAGCGGGTTATGTGACCGCTCATTTTGGCAAATGGCATTTGGGGTCAGCTCCTGATATGCCAAATGAAAAAGCTTACGGATACGATGAATATGCAACTTTTAATGGTTCCAAAAAAATTAATATCGCTAAAGCAGGTTCAGTGGGTGTTGATTATGCCGAGAATTTTATTAAAAAGAATAAAGACAAACCTTTCTTTATTAATTTATGGCTACATGAAGCGCATACTGCACATTATCCATTGAAGAAATTCATGGATGAGTTTAATAATTTGGACGAGAAACAACAGGTGTATGCGTCCGTAATTGCTGAAGGAGATGAGGCTGTAGGAAGAATTATGAAATTATTAAAAGAGTTAAATCTTGACGAAAATACCTTAGTAGTCTTCTCTACGGATAATGGTCCAGAATGGGCAGGTACAGAGAAAGATAAAATTCATAAACCAGAGAAAGGGGATGACGATGATGGTGACGATAAAGGACCTGTTGGTCTTGGAAAATATTATTCTGTGGGAGAAACAGGAGGATTGAAAGGTCAAAAAAGATCTTTATTCGCAGGTGGTGTTCGTGTGCCTTTCGTAGCCAAATGGCCCGCTGTGATTCCAAAGGGTGTTGAGAACAAAACAGCATCGGTAACCGCTGTAGATTTATTGCCTACTTTTTTTGAAGCTGCTGGAATCAAAATGCCAAAGGATTTCAAACCAGATGGTGAAAGTATTATGGCTGCTTTGAAAGGAAAATCATTTGAAAGAACCAAACCTATTTTTTGGGAATGGAGAGGCGGAGACAATTTCTTCTTTACATGGCCAACTTTAGGAGTAAGAGACGGAGATTACAAATTGGTTGTGGATGTTACTGGAAAAAAATATGAGTTATACGATATCAAAAAAGATTGGAAAGAACAAAATAATCTTGCTGAAACCAATCCTAAAAAAGTAACTGAACTGTTGAACTTAGTGGGAGACTGGAAAAAAACACTTCCAGAAAAGCCAAATGAAGATTGCTTTACAGCGGCACGAAATAAAGAAAGTAAAACGCCAAAAAAAGATAAGGTTAAGAAAGTAAAGGAAAAAGCTTAA
- a CDS encoding RagB/SusD family nutrient uptake outer membrane protein has translation MKNLYKLGLLIAAFLPISCSDILEENPRMVVSNSNFFKTETDCRNATDAIYHAFQNGQSFSIYGAYWPTIDVGTDDIVTRDNNNSDEWMTHTIVPEMVFLTNRNQYQYFWKAVSRANDVIKYVPTASISDIKKNVFLGEAHALRAFAYYNLVRVWGDMPKVVNSVESTTDFDLPRSSVDEIYNEIIIPDLKFAEENCVNTLHSGRVTKWTAKLILAEVYLTRAGWRRTSQGEKVKGDASNWALARDKAKEIIDGSPHSLITTAVVNGQNITPACGVPWIESKPYSVESMFELGTISIGQTGAWLSRPGSSSNNGAGYWGVRATTIPTGYTSNIRDLAWPAAISGALNSNAGFVPSPDLYAAYDEAGDQRRDWLIVTKYITPAGKTILSQPSIRKYMDIDFFLGTSTATFQYTNNNIILYRFADALLIYAEAQNEADGAPNADAYTALNRIRRRAFGVTNTSKDLSGLTQAAFRTAVYKERRLELAGEIKRRFDLIRTDGFFNVNDGTLIKVWASSYNGNFSVNANHGNVKWPDREWLLPIPLTEMNLNISNGWVQNKGYAPNE, from the coding sequence ATGAAAAATTTATATAAATTAGGTTTATTAATAGCGGCATTTTTACCAATATCCTGTTCTGATATTTTAGAAGAGAACCCTAGAATGGTAGTGTCAAATAGTAATTTTTTTAAAACAGAAACAGATTGCCGTAATGCTACAGATGCTATCTATCATGCCTTTCAGAATGGTCAATCCTTTTCAATTTACGGTGCCTATTGGCCCACAATTGATGTAGGTACTGATGATATAGTAACTAGAGATAATAATAATTCTGATGAATGGATGACGCATACGATTGTTCCAGAAATGGTTTTTTTAACAAATCGCAATCAGTACCAATATTTTTGGAAAGCAGTATCACGTGCTAATGATGTTATTAAGTATGTACCAACTGCATCTATTTCTGATATCAAAAAAAATGTATTTCTTGGTGAAGCACATGCTTTAAGAGCCTTTGCCTATTATAATTTAGTACGAGTATGGGGTGATATGCCAAAGGTGGTTAACTCTGTTGAATCAACAACTGATTTTGATTTACCTCGTTCTAGTGTAGATGAGATCTACAATGAGATTATTATTCCAGATTTAAAATTTGCCGAAGAAAATTGTGTTAATACATTACACAGTGGACGAGTTACAAAATGGACAGCTAAATTAATTCTTGCCGAGGTATATTTAACCCGTGCTGGATGGAGAAGAACGTCTCAGGGTGAAAAAGTTAAAGGGGATGCCTCGAATTGGGCATTAGCAAGAGACAAGGCGAAGGAAATTATTGATGGTTCACCTCATTCATTAATTACAACTGCAGTTGTGAATGGTCAAAACATTACTCCAGCTTGCGGTGTGCCGTGGATAGAAAGCAAACCGTATAGTGTAGAATCGATGTTTGAATTAGGGACTATCTCTATTGGTCAAACGGGAGCATGGTTATCAAGACCAGGTTCTAGCAGTAATAATGGAGCTGGTTACTGGGGTGTTAGAGCTACTACTATTCCTACGGGATACACAAGTAATATTAGAGACTTAGCTTGGCCCGCAGCTATTTCTGGTGCTCTTAATAGTAATGCAGGTTTCGTACCTTCACCTGACTTATATGCTGCTTATGACGAAGCTGGTGATCAAAGAAGGGATTGGCTTATAGTGACAAAATACATTACACCTGCTGGTAAAACTATTCTATCGCAACCATCGATTAGAAAATATATGGATATCGATTTCTTTCTAGGTACTAGCACTGCAACATTTCAATATACCAATAATAATATAATACTATATCGATTTGCCGATGCATTATTGATTTATGCTGAAGCTCAAAATGAAGCTGATGGTGCTCCTAATGCGGATGCATATACTGCATTGAACAGAATAAGAAGAAGAGCTTTTGGAGTTACAAATACTTCTAAAGACTTGTCAGGGTTGACACAGGCTGCTTTTAGAACAGCCGTTTATAAAGAACGCCGTTTAGAATTAGCAGGAGAAATTAAAAGACGTTTTGATTTGATAAGAACCGATGGATTTTTTAATGTTAACGATGGAACTTTAATAAAAGTATGGGCAAGTTCTTATAATGGAAATTTTAGTGTTAATGCAAATCATGGAAATGTAAAATGGCCAGACCGCGAATGGTTATTACCAATTCCTTTGACCGAAATGAATTTAAATATTTCTAATGGTTGGGTGCAAAATAAAGGGTATGCGCCTAATGAATAA
- a CDS encoding alpha-L-fucosidase has product MKKTIQILLATLLISCNAKKELSYEQMNTSKKQSMEAFNDAKYGMFIHWGLYAIPGGIWKGKKMEELKGPKVAEWIQFGAEIPRAEYAQLATQFNPTQFDADAIAKLAKDAGMKYLVVTSKHHDGFAMYDSKVSQYDIVDASPYKKDVVKQLYDACKKQGIDFGLYYSHNIDWMDGNDCGYTELVKTGLEMNEKAKRKAGANMWDPSPNTFTEYLNNKAYPQVNEILTKFPDLKTLWYDMGHFVTPEQSLKFYKIAYDKQPKMLVNSRVGNGLGDFDIPGDNVIPQNHLEITKPWQTVGTTNNSWGYNSYDHDWKSVKELLFWLTEIVSKGGNYMLNIGPDATGHVPDESVNNLLEVGKWLKLNGEAIYNTRKWKITHEGPTNIEMKGTHDRANKGDFKFQFSPQDFWFTQKENHLFVMALEYATAPVVIKSLTKENAGKIKKVSQLGNLSAVQWKQTTNGLEVTLDQKNSNVNGYALKIEFSEKLK; this is encoded by the coding sequence ATGAAAAAAACAATCCAAATTTTGTTAGCAACATTACTAATTAGTTGTAACGCTAAGAAAGAGCTTTCGTATGAGCAGATGAATACTTCAAAAAAACAATCTATGGAAGCATTTAACGATGCTAAATATGGGATGTTTATTCATTGGGGATTGTATGCTATTCCGGGAGGTATTTGGAAAGGCAAAAAGATGGAGGAGCTAAAAGGACCTAAGGTGGCTGAGTGGATACAATTTGGAGCCGAAATCCCAAGGGCAGAATATGCTCAATTAGCGACACAGTTCAACCCCACACAATTTGATGCCGATGCTATCGCTAAACTAGCTAAAGACGCTGGGATGAAATATTTGGTTGTTACGTCAAAACATCATGATGGCTTTGCTATGTATGACTCTAAGGTGAGCCAATACGACATAGTAGATGCAAGTCCGTATAAAAAAGATGTGGTGAAACAATTGTATGATGCTTGTAAAAAACAAGGAATTGATTTTGGTTTGTACTATTCTCATAATATTGATTGGATGGATGGTAATGATTGTGGATATACTGAATTAGTGAAAACAGGGCTTGAAATGAATGAGAAAGCCAAGCGTAAAGCAGGTGCGAATATGTGGGATCCAAGTCCCAATACGTTTACCGAATATTTGAATAACAAGGCCTATCCTCAAGTAAACGAAATCTTGACAAAATTCCCTGATTTGAAAACCTTATGGTACGATATGGGGCATTTTGTAACTCCTGAACAAAGTTTGAAGTTTTATAAAATAGCCTATGACAAACAACCTAAAATGTTGGTCAACTCAAGAGTAGGAAACGGTTTAGGTGATTTTGATATTCCGGGAGATAATGTTATTCCTCAAAACCATTTGGAGATTACAAAACCTTGGCAAACGGTGGGAACAACCAATAATTCGTGGGGATACAATTCGTATGACCACGACTGGAAATCAGTAAAAGAATTGTTGTTTTGGCTGACTGAAATAGTGAGCAAAGGAGGGAATTATATGTTGAATATTGGCCCAGATGCCACGGGTCATGTGCCTGATGAATCCGTAAACAATTTATTAGAAGTGGGGAAATGGTTAAAACTAAATGGAGAAGCGATTTACAATACCCGAAAATGGAAAATAACACATGAAGGTCCTACAAATATAGAAATGAAAGGCACCCATGATAGAGCTAATAAAGGCGATTTTAAGTTTCAGTTTAGCCCTCAAGATTTTTGGTTTACACAAAAAGAAAACCATTTATTTGTTATGGCTTTAGAATATGCAACTGCTCCTGTTGTCATTAAAAGTTTGACCAAAGAAAATGCTGGTAAAATTAAAAAGGTTAGTCAATTAGGAAACCTATCAGCAGTGCAATGGAAACAGACGACTAATGGACTGGAAGTGACATTGGATCAAAAAAATTCCAATGTTAATGGCTATGCGCTTAAAATTGAATTTTCAGAAAAATTAAAATAG
- a CDS encoding SGNH/GDSL hydrolase family protein yields MKNANRRDFIKAISALGLACLLPLDLLGATGHEGCRICKEAWNRLSKMNETRYQFRYIEPSSLPNVFLYGDSISIGYTEYVRAALEGKANVYRLHVNGGSSHDLIPKMEAFRKALFQPSLKGGWSFDWDVIHFNVGLHDLKYVANKVELDKVNGKLVSTLEVYEKKLRENINYLKTTYPKAKLIFALTTVVPEGEAGRFEGSEANYNKVALNVLKDYPEITINNLHEVSIPIIKEYQDKPGSVHYLPEGYRLLGIQVAKQIAKLLKVKVEDCPSAMVIERKFKEYEK; encoded by the coding sequence ATGAAAAACGCAAACAGAAGAGATTTTATCAAAGCAATAAGTGCATTGGGTTTGGCTTGTTTACTGCCTCTAGATTTACTAGGAGCAACAGGTCATGAAGGATGTCGTATTTGCAAAGAAGCTTGGAATCGTTTGAGTAAAATGAATGAAACGAGATACCAATTTAGATATATAGAGCCTAGTAGTTTACCCAATGTATTTCTTTATGGAGATTCCATTTCAATAGGATATACTGAGTATGTAAGAGCTGCTCTAGAAGGAAAAGCAAATGTGTATCGATTGCATGTAAATGGAGGTTCAAGTCACGACCTTATTCCGAAGATGGAAGCCTTTAGAAAAGCATTGTTTCAACCTAGTTTAAAAGGAGGTTGGAGTTTTGATTGGGACGTAATTCATTTTAATGTTGGATTACACGATTTGAAATATGTGGCAAATAAAGTTGAATTGGATAAAGTAAATGGAAAATTAGTATCTACGCTTGAAGTGTATGAGAAAAAACTTCGTGAAAATATCAACTATCTAAAAACGACATACCCAAAAGCGAAACTGATATTTGCTTTGACAACCGTTGTGCCTGAAGGAGAAGCAGGAAGATTTGAAGGAAGTGAAGCTAATTATAACAAGGTAGCGTTGAATGTATTGAAAGACTATCCTGAGATTACAATTAACAATTTACATGAGGTTTCAATTCCCATAATAAAAGAGTATCAAGATAAACCAGGAAGCGTTCACTATCTACCAGAGGGGTACAGATTACTAGGGATTCAGGTGGCAAAACAAATAGCCAAGCTGTTAAAAGTGAAAGTAGAAGATTGTCCCTCAGCAATGGTAATTGAAAGAAAATTTAAAGAATACGAAAAATAA
- a CDS encoding sulfatase gives MMYNNRKAICLVLSIFSLLIYSCEAQKKEEKKPNIIFFFTDDQTYDSMKHFGNPDTKTPNLDQLAERGVTFLRHYNTTAICMASRAQVMTGLYEYKTGCNFDRGALGTKQWSTSFPLLLKEVGYRVGFGGKFGFSISDTSADEGKEGEAAEKDFDFWVGSPGQTSYVTKENKSLAKYADKYPHSTRAYGAATIDFINESVKGKQPFCMSVFFKAPHKPANPDPVFDTVYKNTVFRKLPNFGREAGKHLAQQSRMGRQYGRFTEWGYDKEETYQEELRKYHQLIYGVDYSIGMILAELKKLKIDDNTIIVFASDNGYFIGSHGLGSKELPYEESARAPLIIVDPRMDKKFRGTQTSSLSANVDIPATILDFAGVKTPTVYDGKSLRPVLSNTKFESRTSLPIVQVWGPKATHCLTVMEKQYKYIYWNYKDETKGIHPTEELFDIINDPYEMKNLANETKYKLQLNEMRKLYDKQLQHWNEQGVKNHGYDKAAASLIRTVNQ, from the coding sequence ATGATGTACAATAATAGAAAGGCAATCTGTTTAGTCCTAAGCATTTTTTCATTACTCATTTATTCTTGTGAGGCACAAAAGAAGGAAGAGAAGAAACCCAATATCATTTTCTTTTTTACGGATGACCAAACCTATGATTCGATGAAACATTTTGGCAATCCCGATACAAAAACACCTAATTTGGATCAATTAGCTGAAAGAGGAGTGACTTTTTTAAGGCATTATAATACGACTGCTATTTGTATGGCTAGTAGAGCCCAAGTAATGACTGGTTTATACGAATATAAAACAGGTTGTAATTTTGACCGAGGAGCATTAGGAACCAAACAATGGTCAACCTCTTTTCCTTTGTTATTGAAAGAGGTAGGTTATCGTGTTGGTTTTGGTGGGAAATTTGGATTCTCAATTTCTGATACCAGTGCTGATGAAGGAAAAGAGGGTGAAGCGGCCGAAAAAGATTTTGATTTTTGGGTAGGTAGTCCAGGTCAAACCTCTTATGTTACCAAAGAGAATAAATCTTTAGCTAAATATGCCGATAAATATCCGCATTCTACTAGAGCCTATGGAGCAGCAACCATTGATTTTATTAATGAATCTGTAAAAGGAAAACAACCGTTTTGTATGAGTGTTTTCTTTAAAGCACCTCATAAACCAGCAAATCCTGACCCAGTTTTTGACACGGTTTACAAAAATACTGTCTTTAGAAAGTTACCTAATTTTGGTAGAGAAGCAGGAAAACACCTTGCTCAACAATCTAGAATGGGCAGACAGTACGGTCGATTTACGGAATGGGGGTATGATAAAGAAGAAACGTACCAAGAAGAACTTCGCAAATACCACCAATTGATTTATGGAGTGGATTATTCGATAGGAATGATTTTAGCCGAATTAAAAAAATTAAAAATTGATGACAACACCATCATTGTTTTTGCATCTGACAATGGCTACTTTATTGGTTCTCACGGATTAGGTTCTAAAGAGTTGCCTTATGAAGAGAGTGCCCGCGCTCCTTTGATTATTGTTGATCCTCGTATGGATAAAAAATTTAGAGGTACTCAAACCAGTTCTTTATCTGCAAATGTGGATATACCAGCTACAATTCTGGATTTTGCAGGTGTGAAAACGCCTACTGTTTATGATGGAAAGAGTTTAAGACCTGTGTTGAGCAATACTAAATTTGAATCAAGAACATCACTTCCTATTGTTCAGGTATGGGGGCCAAAAGCCACTCATTGTTTGACGGTAATGGAGAAACAATACAAGTATATTTATTGGAACTATAAAGACGAAACGAAAGGGATTCATCCTACCGAAGAATTATTTGATATCATCAATGATCCTTATGAAATGAAAAACTTAGCTAACGAAACTAAATATAAACTACAATTAAATGAAATGAGAAAACTTTATGACAAACAATTGCAACATTGGAACGAACAAGGGGTCAAAAATCATGGATATGATAAAGCGGCGGCTTCATTAATCAGAACAGTGAATCAATAA